One Candidatus Korarchaeum sp. genomic region harbors:
- the ileS gene encoding isoleucine--tRNA ligase has translation MHKMRRLGRLLSPKDYESEILRYWEEKKIYDKIRESRTRSKRFYFLDGPPYPSSDTPHPGTVWNKIVKDAVVRFKRGEGYLVLDKPGWDTHGLPIEVMTEKALGFSSKKDIENFGIDKFVEKCRELASKNIESMTKHFKEFGVSLDWSSPYKTYDREYIESAWWGLKRIWEEGRLYQGERPVHWCPRCETVLSDYEVSESYKDMMDPSIFVKFKVVGRDEYLVIWTTTPWTLPANVAVMVHPDEKYVRVKTDAGVLILAEKRLEHVVRESGIKHYELLEEFQGGSLEGLRYEHPLEDIVDLQKSLKDSHKVILSSEYVSMEEGSGCVHVAPGHGREDFEMSLRYELPVRSPVDERGAFTSEAGKYAGLNVREANSLIIGDLESRGALLAKGTIIHKYPVCWRCDTPLIIRTTRQWFIKLSDIREKLLSESDSVKWVPRWGGERRFRDWLLGVGDWIISRQRYWGIPIPIWVCDSCGNLEVVGSSRELEERSGVKLEDLHRPWVDNVSFSCKSCGGNMRRIPDIMDVWYDSGVSFFASFGYPYKSREPFDEIFPADFITEGHDQVRGWFFSLLRIGVLLFGRAPYKSVLMHGFMLDERGREMHKRLGNYVPPQEIIKRHGRDCFRAFVLTKVPWQDLRFSWKGMEEMERKLNVIWNVYVFASTYIGDREVRSLDGIEVKDPINKWLISRLNTMMKNFREAMEDYSLHIAANEVINFLVEDVSHLYLRVSRRKIRSRDESVSLEWSSVLYHVLKQTLPYLSIVTPFLAEKIYLDSLRMEGDPDSVNMLPLPQPDDSLIDKELESLMEVAKMIISSSGQARANAGLKRRQPLREMIISSENPQVRRVVEKFAEVIAVEANVKSLELGSPPEGGRWSEGSFNGGKIYISLEIGEEEILEGLSREIIRRIQLMRKELGLTLGVERIEIYIQGDDAVRKAVESFYEDIAWNSDADAIHVVESAEEVSGISLGKEWEIDGRKVFIWVKKLE, from the coding sequence ATGCATAAGATGAGAAGGCTGGGGAGACTGCTCAGTCCCAAGGACTATGAATCGGAGATATTGAGGTACTGGGAAGAGAAGAAGATCTATGATAAGATCAGAGAATCGAGGACTCGATCGAAGAGGTTCTATTTCTTAGATGGACCTCCTTATCCATCCTCAGATACACCTCACCCTGGTACCGTATGGAATAAGATCGTGAAGGACGCTGTAGTGAGGTTCAAGAGGGGAGAGGGCTACCTGGTACTGGATAAACCTGGTTGGGATACTCACGGATTACCGATAGAAGTCATGACGGAAAAAGCCCTCGGATTTTCCTCAAAGAAGGATATAGAGAATTTTGGAATAGATAAATTCGTGGAGAAGTGCAGAGAATTAGCCTCGAAGAACATAGAATCCATGACCAAGCACTTCAAGGAGTTCGGGGTCTCACTTGATTGGAGCTCCCCCTATAAGACTTACGATAGAGAGTACATAGAGAGCGCTTGGTGGGGATTGAAGAGGATCTGGGAAGAGGGAAGACTTTATCAGGGTGAGAGACCCGTGCACTGGTGCCCAAGATGCGAGACGGTGCTTTCGGATTACGAGGTCAGTGAGAGTTACAAGGATATGATGGACCCCTCGATATTCGTCAAGTTCAAGGTAGTCGGAAGGGATGAGTACCTAGTTATATGGACCACGACCCCTTGGACACTGCCAGCTAACGTAGCGGTAATGGTTCATCCCGATGAGAAGTACGTTAGGGTTAAGACGGACGCGGGAGTGCTGATATTAGCTGAGAAAAGGCTAGAACATGTAGTGAGAGAGTCTGGGATCAAGCATTACGAGCTTCTGGAGGAATTCCAAGGAGGCTCCCTAGAGGGTTTAAGATACGAGCACCCTCTGGAGGATATAGTAGACCTTCAGAAGAGCCTTAAGGATTCTCATAAGGTGATCCTGAGCTCTGAGTACGTATCTATGGAGGAGGGGAGCGGTTGCGTTCACGTAGCCCCTGGGCATGGGAGGGAGGACTTTGAGATGAGCTTAAGGTACGAGCTCCCCGTTAGGAGCCCTGTTGATGAGAGGGGTGCTTTCACCTCCGAAGCTGGAAAGTACGCTGGTTTAAATGTGAGAGAAGCCAATAGTCTGATAATAGGGGATTTAGAGAGTAGAGGGGCCCTTCTAGCTAAGGGAACGATAATACACAAGTACCCAGTATGTTGGAGGTGTGACACTCCCCTCATAATAAGGACGACGAGACAGTGGTTCATCAAGCTTTCGGACATAAGGGAGAAGCTCCTCAGCGAGAGCGATAGTGTGAAGTGGGTTCCCAGATGGGGTGGGGAGAGGAGGTTTAGGGACTGGTTACTGGGCGTTGGGGACTGGATAATATCGAGGCAACGCTACTGGGGTATACCGATACCGATATGGGTCTGTGATAGCTGCGGTAATCTCGAGGTAGTGGGATCGTCTAGAGAGTTGGAGGAGAGGTCCGGTGTGAAGCTGGAGGACTTACATAGGCCTTGGGTGGATAACGTTTCCTTCTCCTGCAAGTCCTGCGGGGGGAATATGAGAAGGATCCCTGATATAATGGATGTATGGTATGATTCAGGAGTGTCCTTCTTCGCTAGCTTCGGATATCCGTACAAGAGCAGAGAACCCTTCGATGAGATATTTCCAGCTGACTTCATAACTGAGGGACATGATCAAGTGAGAGGATGGTTCTTCTCACTACTCAGGATAGGAGTTCTGTTGTTCGGTAGGGCCCCCTACAAATCCGTTCTAATGCACGGTTTCATGTTAGATGAGAGGGGCAGGGAGATGCACAAGAGACTCGGGAACTACGTACCTCCTCAGGAGATAATAAAGAGGCATGGAAGGGACTGCTTCAGGGCTTTTGTACTGACCAAGGTTCCATGGCAGGATTTAAGATTCTCCTGGAAAGGTATGGAGGAGATGGAGAGGAAATTGAACGTAATATGGAACGTGTACGTTTTCGCATCAACCTACATAGGAGATAGGGAGGTCAGGTCCCTAGACGGGATAGAGGTAAAGGACCCTATAAATAAGTGGTTGATCTCCAGGTTGAACACGATGATGAAGAACTTCAGAGAGGCTATGGAGGACTATAGTCTCCACATCGCTGCTAACGAGGTCATCAACTTCCTGGTGGAGGATGTCAGCCATCTATACCTCAGGGTCTCGAGGAGGAAGATTAGGTCTAGAGACGAGTCCGTTTCCTTGGAGTGGTCCAGTGTGCTTTATCATGTACTCAAGCAGACCCTACCTTACCTATCCATCGTGACTCCCTTCTTAGCCGAGAAGATCTACTTGGATTCTCTTAGGATGGAGGGAGATCCTGATAGCGTTAACATGCTTCCCCTTCCCCAGCCGGATGACTCCCTGATAGATAAAGAGCTGGAGTCCTTGATGGAAGTAGCGAAAATGATAATAAGTTCATCAGGCCAAGCTAGGGCCAATGCAGGTCTTAAGAGGAGACAACCCCTCAGAGAGATGATAATCTCCTCAGAAAACCCCCAAGTAAGGAGGGTTGTCGAGAAGTTCGCCGAGGTCATAGCGGTAGAGGCTAACGTGAAGAGTTTAGAGTTGGGGAGCCCACCAGAAGGGGGAAGATGGTCCGAAGGTAGCTTTAACGGAGGAAAGATTTACATCTCGCTGGAGATCGGAGAGGAAGAGATCCTTGAGGGCCTCTCCAGAGAGATAATAAGGAGAATCCAACTCATGAGAAAGGAGCTAGGCCTTACACTGGGCGTCGAGAGGATAGAGATTTACATACAGGGAGATGATGCTGTAAGAAAGGCTGTTGAGAGTTTCTACGAGGATATAGCCTGGAATTCCGATGCAGATGCGATTCACGTCGTTGAGAGCGCAGAGGAAGTTTCAGGTATTTCCCTCGGTAAGGAGTGGGAGATTGACGGGAGGAAGGTGTTCATATGGGTGAAGAAGCTCGAGTAA
- the thiI gene encoding tRNA uracil 4-sulfurtransferase ThiI encodes MREFDSLVVRYSEIGLKSPRVRHQMERTLKRNLEETYRNEGINFLKVVKRAARLIVYTSDPRARDFTKLVFGVSSYSPSIEVDTDLDLIAKAVQRVAEWSKGSFAIRVQRVTKEFPMTSLELAKELGAIVKSKTGRAVDLNEPDQEIIVELVGRYSYVSDERIKGYGGLPVGTQGKVIALISGGIDSPVAAWLIMRRGAQVIPVHFSKSRAEEGTFRRIVDVLKRYSYGTEFKPIVIEHGAFLRDLVSRSSREWTCLLCKRRMLTTANKLAEELGANAIVTGDSLGQVASQTLANLEVESTCLEKPVLRPLIGMDKEDIVKLAKEIGTYDISITYKDPCPFAPMKPKTVASWRDFIKVAERFGLKELLKGCSGA; translated from the coding sequence ATGAGGGAGTTCGATTCTCTCGTAGTGAGGTATTCGGAAATAGGTCTAAAGAGTCCAAGAGTGAGACACCAAATGGAGAGAACTTTAAAGAGAAATCTGGAAGAGACTTACAGAAATGAGGGCATCAATTTCCTGAAAGTAGTCAAAAGAGCAGCTAGATTGATAGTTTACACTTCGGATCCGAGAGCGAGGGATTTCACAAAACTCGTCTTCGGTGTTAGTTCATATAGTCCATCGATAGAGGTAGATACCGATCTAGATCTCATAGCGAAAGCTGTTCAGCGTGTAGCTGAATGGAGTAAGGGAAGCTTTGCTATAAGAGTCCAGAGAGTAACGAAAGAATTCCCAATGACCTCCTTAGAATTAGCGAAGGAGTTGGGAGCTATAGTGAAGAGTAAGACCGGAAGAGCTGTGGATCTAAATGAGCCGGATCAGGAGATAATTGTAGAACTCGTCGGGAGGTATTCTTACGTTTCGGATGAGAGAATAAAAGGTTACGGTGGGCTGCCGGTAGGTACTCAGGGAAAGGTCATTGCCCTGATCTCCGGAGGTATCGATAGCCCAGTGGCAGCCTGGCTGATCATGAGAAGAGGGGCTCAGGTGATCCCGGTGCACTTCTCCAAAAGCAGAGCTGAGGAGGGGACGTTCAGGAGGATAGTCGATGTACTGAAGAGGTACTCTTATGGTACGGAATTCAAGCCGATAGTGATAGAGCACGGCGCATTCCTCCGAGATTTAGTGAGCAGGAGCTCTAGGGAATGGACTTGCCTCCTTTGTAAGAGGAGGATGCTCACCACTGCCAATAAATTAGCCGAGGAACTCGGAGCTAATGCTATTGTTACAGGAGATTCCTTGGGACAAGTGGCCTCCCAAACCCTAGCTAATCTCGAGGTAGAGAGCACGTGCCTGGAGAAACCCGTCCTCAGGCCACTCATAGGTATGGACAAGGAGGATATAGTTAAGTTGGCTAAGGAGATCGGGACTTATGACATCTCAATTACTTACAAGGACCCGTGCCCATTCGCGCCCATGAAACCTAAGACTGTAGCGAGCTGGAGGGATTTCATTAAGGTAGCTGAAAGATTCGGACTAAAGGAGCTTCTGAAGGGTTGCAGTGGGGCTTAG
- a CDS encoding DNA-directed DNA polymerase: protein MGEGVYFHIEELEDALELWFSGGSSKRIKQRPYFYILPEEEGSVTGFLEKERVRRKVMGVERELIKLYFKDERSMKRAIRALKNPIEAGLPAWLKYVLDEGLVPFSTPGPEGGKGGGMEDLRKLFFSGIVYSEDGFPIEGKSPLVAISYAIDEGPVEVIHTADVDDSSVIREFSSLIVKEDPDVLIGYGQDADEFKHIMGRARSLGIRFQVGRDGSEPVETGKFFRGTIIVENRIRGRANLDLFSVAWRDFPYLPERTWYELADELGVERPKVMMKFRIADAWKHDKDATLSYLKRKLNTIIGIYSKVIDYQVELSRMSLIPIHRLLRSSVGEIVEAILLREARSRGWVASQIVQKAREDYEGGFVWMKSPGIYEDICYLDFASMYPSIMILHNISFETVDPHEGLCGDLEEVSVEGVKARVCRDKRGLVPGVVEKLMEERYKVKESLRKLKRDDVEYRRLEAAQKAIKVVTNAIYGYMGWESATFKNLTAARLTSAYGRSYIKKVKDLLESKGLDVIYVDTDGIQFIGGGCESVIDEVNTVLPLRLELRYKALRGIYLAKKKYAHILEDGGVIARGLEFVRRDYPKIVKDAQREVVEMILKGEKDKVGELVERFRRRILEGDLEKEDLIMFETMGKEEEKFERMTKGLRVSLWLRENKGIELHRGQVLRIIIIKGPGSVTERARPAEFFDVEDADLGYYLDLLNQVMERTLAPLRVSEDKRGGLEYWF from the coding sequence ATGGGAGAGGGAGTTTACTTCCACATAGAGGAACTTGAGGATGCCCTGGAGCTTTGGTTCTCAGGGGGGTCCAGTAAGAGGATTAAACAGAGGCCCTACTTCTACATCCTCCCGGAGGAAGAGGGTAGCGTCACAGGTTTCTTGGAGAAGGAGAGGGTTAGGAGGAAAGTGATGGGGGTGGAGAGGGAGCTAATAAAGTTATACTTTAAGGACGAGAGATCCATGAAGAGAGCTATCAGAGCCCTAAAGAACCCTATAGAAGCTGGATTACCAGCCTGGCTCAAGTACGTACTAGATGAGGGACTAGTTCCCTTCAGCACCCCTGGTCCTGAGGGTGGGAAAGGGGGAGGTATGGAGGACCTGAGGAAGCTCTTCTTCTCAGGTATTGTTTACAGTGAGGACGGTTTCCCAATAGAAGGGAAGAGCCCTCTGGTTGCTATCTCTTACGCCATAGACGAAGGTCCTGTTGAGGTAATTCACACAGCGGATGTGGACGATTCCTCAGTGATAAGGGAGTTCTCCTCACTGATAGTTAAGGAGGATCCTGACGTCCTGATCGGCTACGGTCAAGATGCCGATGAATTCAAGCATATAATGGGACGTGCGAGGTCATTGGGAATCAGGTTTCAAGTGGGTAGAGACGGATCAGAGCCTGTTGAGACTGGGAAGTTCTTCAGAGGTACGATAATTGTCGAGAACAGGATCAGAGGGAGGGCAAACCTGGATCTGTTCTCAGTAGCTTGGAGGGACTTCCCCTACCTCCCTGAGAGGACATGGTATGAGCTAGCTGATGAGCTCGGTGTGGAGAGACCCAAGGTGATGATGAAGTTCAGGATAGCTGATGCCTGGAAGCATGATAAAGATGCTACTTTATCGTATTTAAAGAGAAAATTAAATACAATAATCGGTATATACTCTAAGGTAATCGATTACCAAGTCGAGTTATCGAGGATGTCCCTCATACCGATCCATAGGCTGCTCAGGAGCTCTGTTGGTGAGATAGTGGAGGCTATATTACTTAGGGAGGCTAGAAGCAGGGGTTGGGTAGCTTCCCAGATCGTTCAGAAAGCTAGGGAGGACTACGAGGGAGGTTTCGTATGGATGAAATCCCCAGGTATTTATGAGGACATCTGCTACTTGGACTTCGCTAGCATGTATCCCTCCATAATGATCCTGCACAACATAAGCTTCGAGACGGTCGATCCGCATGAGGGCTTATGCGGGGATCTGGAGGAGGTCAGCGTAGAGGGAGTTAAAGCTAGGGTGTGCAGGGATAAGAGGGGGCTAGTTCCAGGGGTCGTTGAGAAGCTTATGGAGGAGAGATACAAGGTAAAGGAATCTCTTAGAAAACTTAAACGGGACGATGTTGAGTACAGGAGATTGGAAGCCGCTCAAAAGGCGATAAAAGTAGTTACTAATGCGATATATGGATATATGGGATGGGAAAGCGCTACTTTCAAGAACTTAACTGCAGCCAGACTGACCTCGGCCTACGGTAGGTCCTACATAAAGAAGGTGAAGGATTTACTTGAATCTAAAGGTCTTGACGTCATTTACGTTGATACAGATGGTATTCAATTCATTGGAGGGGGCTGCGAGAGCGTAATAGATGAGGTAAATACCGTGCTACCATTGAGACTCGAACTCCGCTATAAGGCTTTAAGGGGGATCTACTTAGCCAAGAAGAAGTACGCTCACATCTTAGAGGACGGTGGGGTGATAGCGAGGGGTTTAGAGTTCGTGAGGAGGGATTACCCCAAGATCGTTAAGGATGCCCAACGCGAGGTCGTTGAGATGATCCTGAAGGGGGAGAAGGATAAGGTCGGGGAATTAGTAGAGAGGTTCAGGAGGAGGATCCTTGAGGGTGACTTAGAGAAGGAAGATCTGATCATGTTTGAGACAATGGGTAAGGAGGAGGAGAAGTTCGAGAGAATGACCAAGGGCCTAAGGGTTTCTCTATGGCTTAGGGAGAATAAGGGGATTGAATTGCACAGGGGTCAGGTTCTAAGGATTATTATCATTAAAGGCCCGGGAAGCGTGACGGAGAGAGCTAGGCCAGCGGAGTTCTTCGATGTGGAGGACGCGGACCTAGGTTATTATCTGGACCTGTTAAATCAGGTCATGGAGAGGACCCTCGCCCCTCTGAGGGTGAGTGAGGATAAGAGGGGAGGGTTGGAGTATTGGTTCTGA
- a CDS encoding 30S ribosomal protein S26e: MPKKRKNRGRKLGGSGHERTVQCSQCGRVIPADKAVKVTRWTSPVGGSLGKDLERQGAYVSKRLETRYYCVSCAVYLGIVRPRAEEERKEALPINRPLARRQVSNLPLKFLKV, encoded by the coding sequence ATGCCTAAAAAGAGGAAGAACAGGGGTAGGAAACTGGGCGGTTCCGGGCATGAGAGGACTGTTCAGTGTTCTCAATGCGGGAGAGTCATTCCTGCCGATAAGGCCGTCAAGGTCACCAGGTGGACATCCCCCGTGGGTGGGAGCTTAGGGAAGGATCTGGAGAGGCAGGGGGCTTACGTATCTAAGAGGCTCGAGACCAGGTATTACTGCGTTAGTTGCGCGGTTTACCTGGGCATAGTCAGACCTAGGGCTGAGGAGGAGAGGAAGGAGGCCTTACCCATAAATAGGCCTCTCGCGAGGAGACAGGTATCCAATCTACCTCTCAAGTTCCTTAAGGTCTAA
- the proS gene encoding proline--tRNA ligase codes for MSEREAYEVVPKEEDFSRWFDEVIFKSEILDERYPVKGMYVWLPYGYELMENIMNIMERLLRKTGHKRVYFPSIVPESVLSREFRFIKGFQDSVFWVTRLGRQEIQEKLALRPTSEAIMYEVLSRWISSYRDLPIRIYQIAPIYRYETKATRPMLRVREVAFFKEGHSFHATYEEAVEQVNLEVWIYKSFYDELLVPYIVVKTMPWDTFPGALYNYDIVTIMPDGKALELGSAINFGDLFAKTYDLTYMDEKGEKRNVNTTSFGISERSLAAVIAIHGDNRGLRLPPRIAPIQVVIVPIPTKDYEERILDYCREVRYLLSERFRVHLDEGDERPGYKFYKWEMRGVPIRVEIGRKELEGRELTIFRRDKMERLNVPLEGAVEFIDELLRDIERVLAEQAWNYFRERMYNAKNLEELVENVKVKVVSFAWCGKEECGHEVEEKGGYGLLGYEEGVLEGKGERCIVCGEEAKHRCWIGRSY; via the coding sequence ATGTCCGAGAGGGAAGCGTACGAGGTAGTGCCCAAGGAGGAGGACTTCTCCAGATGGTTCGATGAGGTGATCTTCAAGTCGGAGATATTGGATGAGAGGTACCCGGTAAAGGGAATGTACGTCTGGTTACCGTACGGGTACGAGCTCATGGAGAATATAATGAACATTATGGAGAGATTGCTTAGAAAAACAGGTCATAAGAGGGTATACTTCCCGTCTATAGTCCCTGAGAGCGTTCTTAGTAGGGAGTTCCGATTCATCAAGGGCTTCCAGGATTCGGTGTTCTGGGTAACTAGATTGGGTAGGCAAGAGATACAGGAGAAATTGGCCCTCAGACCCACGAGCGAGGCTATAATGTACGAGGTCCTATCGAGATGGATAAGTAGCTATAGGGATCTCCCGATAAGGATATATCAGATAGCTCCTATTTACAGATACGAAACTAAAGCGACCAGGCCTATGCTGAGAGTCAGGGAAGTCGCTTTCTTCAAGGAAGGTCATAGCTTCCATGCCACATATGAGGAAGCCGTTGAACAAGTCAATTTAGAGGTATGGATCTATAAGAGCTTTTACGATGAACTGCTCGTCCCCTACATAGTTGTGAAGACGATGCCCTGGGACACCTTCCCGGGCGCTCTCTACAATTACGACATAGTAACGATAATGCCGGATGGTAAGGCCTTGGAGCTCGGTAGTGCGATAAACTTCGGAGATCTCTTTGCTAAGACGTATGACCTAACGTACATGGATGAGAAGGGTGAGAAGAGGAACGTCAACACCACTTCGTTCGGGATCTCAGAGAGATCTCTAGCAGCTGTCATAGCTATACATGGAGATAACAGGGGACTCAGGTTACCACCGAGGATAGCTCCTATACAAGTGGTCATAGTCCCGATACCCACGAAGGACTACGAGGAGAGGATACTGGATTACTGCAGGGAGGTGAGATATCTCCTCTCTGAGAGGTTCAGGGTGCATCTGGATGAGGGCGATGAGAGACCTGGCTATAAGTTCTACAAGTGGGAGATGAGGGGAGTTCCCATTAGAGTAGAGATTGGGAGGAAAGAGCTCGAAGGTAGGGAACTGACTATTTTCAGAAGGGATAAAATGGAGAGACTCAATGTACCATTAGAAGGAGCTGTTGAGTTCATAGATGAGCTCTTGAGAGACATTGAGAGAGTACTCGCGGAACAAGCATGGAATTACTTTAGGGAGAGGATGTATAACGCTAAGAACTTAGAGGAACTAGTTGAGAACGTTAAAGTTAAAGTAGTGTCCTTCGCTTGGTGCGGGAAGGAGGAGTGCGGTCACGAAGTTGAGGAGAAGGGCGGTTATGGTCTTCTCGGATATGAGGAAGGTGTACTCGAAGGGAAAGGTGAGAGATGTATCGTTTGTGGAGAGGAAGCAAAGCATAGATGCTGGATAGGTAGGTCTTACTGA
- a CDS encoding nucleotidyltransferase domain-containing protein gives MRGSLDIKPEGEELYEGRRWEILREKRNRGMIILETLMESGISGFIYGSVARGDVREESDIDVVILDCSLPPSLIEEVLLTEIGDPYYREIVQASPRSVPKYHIHFDNELVVSIPLGTVRMREREFYRFGGRVGLEGLREGIRVPGVSKELKLIYPTPSGHLVFPVIGYESAVAKILGIDEGSVKERVTVLTKRKTVGKTGLYAYYRLMPGESVEEALSKLRGVKKWFDERLKEEGL, from the coding sequence GTGCGTGGCTCACTTGATATAAAGCCGGAGGGGGAGGAGCTCTACGAGGGGAGGAGATGGGAGATACTGAGAGAGAAGAGGAATAGGGGAATGATTATTTTAGAGACCTTGATGGAAAGTGGAATTTCCGGATTCATTTACGGGAGTGTTGCAAGAGGGGATGTGAGAGAGGAGAGCGATATAGATGTGGTGATCTTAGATTGCTCACTCCCTCCTTCCTTAATAGAGGAAGTCCTACTGACCGAGATAGGAGATCCCTACTACAGGGAAATAGTACAGGCCTCCCCTAGGAGCGTGCCGAAGTACCACATACACTTCGACAACGAGCTAGTGGTTTCCATTCCTTTGGGAACTGTGAGGATGAGGGAGAGGGAGTTCTACAGGTTCGGTGGAAGGGTGGGGTTGGAGGGATTGAGAGAGGGTATCAGAGTACCTGGTGTGAGCAAGGAACTCAAGCTGATATACCCGACACCCTCAGGTCATCTGGTGTTCCCGGTCATAGGATATGAGAGCGCGGTAGCTAAGATACTAGGGATAGATGAGGGTTCAGTGAAGGAGAGAGTCACTGTCCTAACCAAGAGGAAGACAGTCGGTAAGACCGGATTGTACGCCTATTATCGCTTGATGCCCGGGGAATCTGTAGAGGAAGCCCTCTCCAAGCTTAGAGGAGTTAAAAAGTGGTTCGATGAGAGGCTTAAGGAAGAGGGACTCTAG